In Candidatus Micrarchaeota archaeon, the genomic window ATCGTAATATCAAGCGTTAGTCAGCTCAGCGGGGCCGAGTCGCTGGCTGCAGCAGTCATAGGAGGGGTTGTATCGCTTGAGTTCCTCGTTGCGGTCATAGTGATTTTCGCGCTGGTAATAATCGCGGTCAGGCAGCTTCGCAAGTCCTGAGATACCAGCATGTTTCCCGTATGCGCCGATTGCCTTTTTACGGGCGCATAGCGGCAGTTCTGCTTATTTTTTCCCTTGAGCCTGCGTTTTTTGCCCGACAGATAGAGTTAAAAGCATTAATTGCGCTAAAATAATGAAGAAGTTGCAATGTATTTTCTACTTGCTGATTCTTACTGGTGTAACGATTGAGCGAAGAGGAATATAGGAAATTGCTTGACAGCGCCTTTGCGAGGCTTCCCGAGCTTACGGCAGACAGGGCGGACTTCGTGATACCGAAGCCTGACGTGCTTGCAGAGGGCACAAAGACGATAATAAGGAACATAGCAGCGATAGCTGATATGGCAAGGAGGGACCCGGCAGATATCGCGAGATACATAAGCAAGGAGTTTTCCGTGCCGGTGAACATAGAGGAGCAGAGGCTCATAATAAACGGGAGGTTCCCGGCCGATGACATATCAAGGAGGATAAACAAGTACTTCGAGATATACGTCATATGCAAGGAGTGCAAGAAGCCAGACACGCACCTCGAGCAGGCGGAGAAGGGAATGTACCTTATATGCGAGGCATGCGGTGCCAGGTACTGGGTTAAGAATTATTAGGTGTTTGAATAAGGAGAAAAGGAGGATATGACCAAAGGAGGGGCACGCCGATAGAGAGCGCCCTCAAGCTGCCGAAGCCCGGAGAGGTAATAGGAAAGGTGGCAAGGATTGCCGGAGCCACCAAGTTCTTCGTGAAATGCATAGATGACAAGGAGAGGCTGTGCGTCATACCGGGAAGGCTCAGGAGGGCTTTCTGGATAAAGACCGGCGACATAGTTATAGTAAAGCCATGGATAGTCCAGACTGACGAGAGAGGAGACATAGTCTGGAGATACAGCATGCTGGACATAAACAGGCTGAAGGAAAAGAACGTGCTGAAGGATCTGTGATTTATTCAGCTTTTTTACCTTTACTTATTCTGCCTTTTCGGGTTGAGCACTGAATTTGCCATATACGCAGCTGCTCCAAGTACCACAAACAGCCCGAATCCGGCTATTGCCACCTTTTCAAGCCCAGCTACGTTTTGCGGCGAGAATATGTTTGCAGACGTCGGCATGCTCGGTGCCATGGATTGCGGCCTTGCGTTAATCGCCGCGCTCTTCGCGCTGTACGAGGCGTTTCTGGTTGGATTGAAGTAGGTTTCGCTCGGGGCTGTCCTTAGCATGCCCGAGGGATCAGAATGATATGTAACTGCCGTAGGATTTGTCCTGAGGAGCCTTGCGTTTGCCCTCCTGAAACCCACTGCATGTGCGAATGCCATTAGTATCACTGTAAGTATATGCGAATCTAAAGTATTTATAGTTTCCCGTTTTTGCAGGTACTTCAAGGAAAGGTATGCCCATTCCGATACAAGGTTTTCATTTCCTCAGCTGTCCAGGGGATGGCGGATTATAGGGAGGCTGCTGCCCTCCGCCCTGCCTTTTCCTTGCCTCCTGCTCCTCCTTTTCCTCCTTCCTCTTTCTCATTATGAAGAATATCAGCAGTATCAGTATTATGATTATGAGGATGGCTATGATTATCGATGCCGCTACAGTGGTGCTGCTCGTTATGCTGCTTATGAACGGTATGAAGATCGTAGTCCTTAGCGTGGTGGTCCTTACGGTGGATATCGAGGTTGACGTGTTCGTCTGGTTCACCGGAGGTATCGTGGTGGTTACCGGGCACTGCGTTGCCGAGAAGTTGAGCCTTATCGTCTGTATTATCGGCAGGTATGATATGTTGACAAGCTCGACGTAGAAGTAGGGCCCTACGTTGTCTAGAAGCGTCTTGTTGTTTAGGTAGAGGGCGTACTGCCTGTTGTTTATCGTGATACCAGCATATATTGGCGTTATGTAGTTTTCCGTAACGTTTATCTGGGTCTTGCAGAGGTTGACGCTGAATGTTGCATACTGCGTTATGTTCGTTGCAGTGCAGTATAGGCCTCCGTTCTGCCTGCATTCCACCGATGGCGCATAGCCTCCTCCGCCGCCTCCTGCTCCGCCGCCACCGCCCGTGCCGCCTCCTCCTCCGCCTCCGCCGGATATTGTCGTGGTGGATACCGTTGACGTGACGCAGTTAATCCCAGGTATGCATATCGTCGTAGTGGAGCTTGTGGACATGGATGACGTGGACGGGGCGCATACGAACCCTATCGGGCAGATTGTCGAGGTTGTTGTAGTGCCTGTAGTTGTCGATGAGGCTGTCGTTGAGGAGAGCAGCGTGGACGTGGAGGACTTCTGGGTCGAGGTTATGATGGTGCTCGTGGTGTTGGCGGTTGTAGTGCTTGTTGTGGGCTTAATCGTGGTTGAGGATGTGGTTGTGTTCAGGGTTGTGCTGGTCGATGAGGTGGATCCGTGCGCAGGGGATGTTACTATTGCAGGGGTTGAGTTGTCGGAAATCGAGTTCTGCGGGTCGGCGCTGTCTATGACCTCTACCTTGTAGGTGTAGTTGCCAGTCGGCGTAGCCGTGGTCGAGAAGCAGTACAGGCTCTCGCCAGGTATTACAGGCCCTGCGGTTGCAAGGCACTCGACTACCGATGCTGGAGTATAGACCTTGCTGCCGTTGTAGGCCACGAGCCACAGGTAGGTGTACGGAGGCGTTCCGTTCAACGGGCTCGGCATTGTATCCGTTGCTATGAGCAGCTGCTGGCCCTGGATTATCGGCGAGTTGACGACTGTCGGCGTTGGTATGGGCACCAGGTGCGGGTTGACTTTTACGACAACGTAGCCTGATGTTGCCGTAAGTCCCTTTGCGTCCGTTGCCTTTATCTCGAAGTAGTATACTCCTGGCGGGGTTGATGTGTAGTTGGTTATGAAGCTGCAGTTTAGCGTTGTCGAAACCTTGCCGCATGTTGCGTTTGCGTTGGCTGTGGTGTATGTCCCTATCGGGTTGTTCACGCTGACTAGCCACTGGTAGGTGTATGGAGGCGTTCCGCCGCTTGCGCCTGCGTCGCTGATGTATGAGGGCTCGCCCTGGTCTATCAGCGTATTCACTGCGGTAGGATCTGCCACTGACAGCTGGCATGTGACTCCTGAGCAGATGGAGGTTGTCGGGGTTGACGAAGTGGTAAGCAT contains:
- a CDS encoding translation initiation factor IF-2 subunit beta encodes the protein MSEEEYRKLLDSAFARLPELTADRADFVIPKPDVLAEGTKTIIRNIAAIADMARRDPADIARYISKEFSVPVNIEEQRLIINGRFPADDISRRINKYFEIYVICKECKKPDTHLEQAEKGMYLICEACGARYWVKNY
- a CDS encoding translation initiation factor IF-1A (eIF-1A; enables maximal rate of protein biosynthesis. Enhances ribosome dissociation into subunits and stabilizes the binding of the initiator Met-tRNA(I) to 40 S ribosomal subunits in eukaryotes), whose protein sequence is MESALKLPKPGEVIGKVARIAGATKFFVKCIDDKERLCVIPGRLRRAFWIKTGDIVIVKPWIVQTDERGDIVWRYSMLDINRLKEKNVLKDL